In a genomic window of Mycoplasma iguanae:
- a CDS encoding ABC transporter ATP-binding protein, which yields MSGTIKKKNKKIDLDFFNTFSNFAKTILSKLTPLKKVSENIKTTESISTAPSNNIVLDVQNLRVAFKTSRKNKIEIVRGVDLKIKKGDIVGLVGESGSGKTVTSKSFLGINTDAITTSSKMYISGIDAKNYKKDKQWLKIRGKKVGYIPQDPLTALNPTRTIGKQLLDVLHKDKRFKNKKEKKEYLISILESFGIRDAAAKFDSYPHTFSGGMKQRVVIAMVVAMNPELIVADEPTTALDPTVQASVLSLLDDIRNKYKISIIFISHNISVIAKFCDYLYVMYAGRVVEKGTKKDIFTNPKHPYTWALISAIPEQRDEALYTIKGTPPDLSNLPPGDPFAPRNDYALEIDFEKEPPLIEISKTHSAATWLLHPDAPKVKPTPELQKRLTLFKKVFDEKK from the coding sequence TTGTCCGGTACAATCAAGAAAAAGAATAAAAAAATAGATTTGGATTTTTTCAATACATTTTCAAATTTTGCTAAAACTATTTTGAGTAAACTAACTCCTCTAAAAAAAGTTTCAGAAAATATTAAAACAACTGAAAGTATTTCAACAGCACCTTCTAACAATATTGTCTTAGATGTTCAAAATTTAAGGGTAGCATTTAAAACAAGTAGAAAGAACAAAATTGAAATTGTTCGTGGTGTTGATTTAAAAATCAAAAAAGGAGATATTGTTGGTCTTGTTGGTGAATCAGGGAGTGGAAAAACCGTAACCTCAAAATCTTTTTTAGGAATTAATACTGATGCAATTACCACAAGCAGTAAGATGTATATTTCTGGAATTGATGCTAAAAATTATAAAAAAGACAAACAATGATTAAAAATCAGGGGTAAAAAAGTAGGATATATTCCTCAAGACCCTTTAACAGCTTTAAACCCAACAAGAACAATTGGTAAGCAATTACTAGACGTTTTACATAAAGATAAAAGATTCAAAAATAAAAAAGAAAAAAAAGAATATCTTATATCTATTTTAGAATCTTTCGGTATTCGTGATGCAGCCGCAAAATTTGATTCATATCCGCACACATTTAGTGGTGGAATGAAACAAAGGGTTGTTATTGCCATGGTTGTTGCAATGAACCCGGAATTAATTGTTGCTGATGAACCAACCACAGCGCTTGACCCTACTGTTCAAGCTTCTGTATTATCTCTTTTAGATGACATTAGAAATAAATATAAAATTTCTATCATTTTTATTTCTCATAACATTTCAGTAATTGCCAAGTTTTGTGATTACTTATACGTTATGTATGCAGGAAGAGTAGTGGAAAAAGGAACTAAAAAAGATATTTTTACAAATCCTAAACATCCATATACTTGAGCTTTAATTAGTGCTATACCAGAACAAAGAGATGAAGCACTTTATACAATTAAAGGTACTCCTCCCGATCTTTCTAATTTACCTCCAGGAGATCCTTTTGCACCACGTAATGACTATGCCCTAGAAATTGATTTTGAAAAGGAACCCCCACTAATTGAAATCAGTAAAACTCATTCTGCTGCAACTTGATTGTTGCATCCAGATGCACCAAAAGTAAAACCAACTCCTGAGTTGCAAAAAAGACTTACTTTATTTAAGAAGGTATTTGATGAAAAAAAATAA
- a CDS encoding ABC transporter permease: protein MEKLSRKDFNKKYLLNDSDVTLLKFYPQDKFISLQRIGKPTTRAKDIAKRFFTNPWTLMSLVLVFVVLLMSVIIPIISPFNANRPISEASSVYVVDQQSSLYGAFWSFQKQDFIDLIRSVEKNSGQKIILDIQESIGDARVLYDPYTLLQVLSGSNEKLVSIIGTDNYGRDIWLRIWEGTRNALWFSLLVVTITTLLGVPIGLFLGFHVGKRVDTLTMRVVDIINTVPSIIWLIVLIAIFGIEDHVVFGVLVFIGFTGPLEVARMYIITVKDEEFLQASKSLGATKARIIYIEALPLILGKLSAMFVNSLMSGVFYLSSLSFLGFISDSINADPNLGLSLFSSKQLMESNPWSVVLPSVILLTLVTSLKLISIGIHDALDPKAKKGV, encoded by the coding sequence ATGGAAAAACTGAGTAGAAAAGATTTTAATAAGAAATATTTATTAAATGATAGCGATGTAACTCTATTAAAGTTTTATCCGCAAGACAAATTTATTTCTTTACAAAGAATAGGTAAACCAACCACAAGAGCAAAGGATATTGCAAAAAGATTTTTCACTAACCCTTGAACTTTAATGTCATTAGTTTTAGTATTTGTAGTACTTTTAATGTCTGTTATCATTCCTATAATTTCACCATTCAATGCAAATAGACCAATTTCTGAAGCTTCTTCAGTTTATGTTGTTGACCAACAATCATCTCTATATGGTGCTTTCTGAAGTTTTCAAAAGCAAGATTTTATTGATTTAATTCGTTCTGTTGAAAAAAATTCTGGTCAAAAAATTATATTAGATATACAAGAAAGCATCGGTGATGCTAGAGTTCTTTATGATCCTTATACACTTCTACAAGTATTAAGCGGTTCTAATGAAAAATTAGTTTCTATCATAGGAACTGATAACTATGGTAGAGATATTTGATTAAGAATTTGAGAAGGAACAAGAAATGCGTTGTGATTCTCATTATTAGTTGTAACAATTACAACTCTATTAGGAGTACCTATTGGATTATTTTTAGGTTTTCATGTTGGAAAAAGAGTTGATACATTGACAATGCGTGTTGTAGATATTATTAACACTGTTCCTTCAATTATTTGATTAATAGTTCTAATTGCTATTTTCGGTATAGAAGACCACGTAGTATTTGGAGTTTTAGTGTTCATTGGATTTACAGGACCACTTGAAGTGGCCAGAATGTACATTATTACAGTAAAAGATGAAGAATTTTTACAAGCTTCAAAATCATTAGGTGCAACTAAGGCTAGAATTATTTATATTGAAGCACTACCATTAATTTTAGGAAAACTATCAGCTATGTTTGTTAATAGTTTAATGTCAGGTGTATTTTACTTGTCATCATTATCATTCTTAGGATTTATTAGTGATAGTATTAATGCAGATCCTAACTTAGGACTTTCATTATTTAGTTCTAAACAATTAATGGAATCAAACCCATGATCAGTTGTTTTACCTTCTGTAATTTTATTAACATTAGTAACTAGTTTAAAATTAATTTCAATTGGAATTCATGATGCTTTAGACCCTAAAGCTAAAAAAGGAGTTTAG
- a CDS encoding ABC transporter permease, whose protein sequence is MTKYFSKRLLLSIVTLFIILFVVYTMQAQFGKNPILISEYDSKVFSQSDIQQKLNEGGFNLPPITRFFNYLGQIFIGNFGATYGNQIEPVRLPETFNSRLKWTLLISVPSFVFSSIIGIFLGILSAYKRGKLLDTSVVSVTTIISGLPSYIIAPIITLLMIQWFNLPVTFQAPDPLRHIGFDITILSVIIPILIFTILSISRYTLIVRNQMIAVLTSNQVLIAKAKGLSQGQIFRKHVFRNASLPLMAALIPSYIDLLSGSIILESYFGIPGSASIFFNSAQFGEIDVIMFNVLFFTGLTLLSKILVDISFAALDPRIKISSSNPNSIFKKVKYLFLRKKNFEKGIINGKTE, encoded by the coding sequence ATGACTAAATATTTTTCCAAGCGGTTGTTACTATCGATAGTAACTTTGTTTATCATTCTGTTTGTTGTCTATACGATGCAAGCACAATTCGGTAAAAACCCTATTCTTATTAGTGAATATGACTCAAAAGTGTTCTCACAATCTGACATTCAACAAAAATTGAATGAAGGAGGGTTTAATTTACCCCCAATCACACGATTTTTTAATTATTTAGGGCAAATATTTATAGGTAATTTTGGTGCAACATATGGAAACCAAATAGAACCTGTTAGATTACCAGAAACATTTAACTCTAGATTAAAATGAACTTTATTAATAAGTGTTCCTTCATTTGTATTTAGTTCAATCATTGGAATTTTTCTAGGAATTTTATCTGCATACAAAAGAGGTAAACTATTAGATACATCTGTAGTTTCTGTGACAACAATTATTTCAGGATTACCTTCTTACATAATTGCCCCTATTATTACTTTATTAATGATTCAATGATTTAATTTACCAGTAACTTTTCAAGCTCCAGACCCATTAAGACATATTGGTTTTGACATAACAATTTTATCTGTGATCATTCCTATATTAATTTTTACTATTTTATCTATCTCAAGATACACATTAATAGTAAGAAACCAAATGATTGCTGTTTTAACTTCAAATCAAGTTTTAATCGCAAAAGCTAAAGGTTTATCACAGGGGCAAATTTTTAGAAAACATGTTTTTAGAAATGCCTCATTACCTTTAATGGCTGCATTAATTCCCTCATATATTGATTTATTATCAGGAAGTATTATTTTAGAAAGTTACTTTGGTATTCCAGGTTCTGCTTCTATTTTCTTCAACTCAGCACAATTTGGTGAAATTGATGTAATTATGTTTAACGTCTTGTTCTTTACAGGACTAACTCTTCTTTCTAAAATTCTTGTGGATATTTCTTTTGCTGCACTTGACCCTAGAATTAAAATAAGTTCAAGTAACCCAAATAGTATTTTCAAAAAAGTAAAATATTTATTTTTAAGAAAGAAAAATTTTGAAAAAGGGATTATAAATGGAAAAACTGAGTAG
- a CDS encoding OppA family ABC transporter substrate-binding lipoprotein, giving the protein MFKKKKLLYSLAIPLSLGVVAFAISCSSTNVLQNSHQRRELVYRNNVNADSYKFYDFTIENRWPSSSDTTSEWKGTHLFVEAGSGKAELDRAGKVTSYQNLWIEKGLGEAVYITKKDGTVVVYDNDKHEIVPQTGSRFGFKTLTSADPKSINNPKFYEDLKDAKKVQMTVKEGIHWVNTKGEKTKYTVKAEDFYFNHLLDSKYRYANNRRSSGGSKEIDDTLVNKNNPNIDPHNTYFSDGSYPPNDYLYELFGVNKTKLDTKEGYLTSVTNGAKTETAVTVESQEESTDFSVFFKELIAGSTLFQATPSDYIKELAEAENPTVEGKKPSGEVAESGVYWYGKDWQKMLFASPYYAKQVSQSQYIWEQNPHFYNQEWVKSDTSIKRIIIEIYTGLDPSAFANQQFENYKRNYTANLAYSTLNKAQQDEINANPSAFNLSYVIDPQWNSLPSSYLRYSPAPAPKKAESDAKPNYLFNDGYAYAMYGASTDQLAAAGEKSVSTNKHFWLGHGLTFRTLLSSAFNIYTYVKTKAPNNQIPWNAMATADNKISGSDWATDSKQTLFDYKNEVDKSFAINLEGKKFAEKTVAEDEAIYKDPNNQGNSKTLWESKTYNEIKAEMKKLLDKIYEQFKLDASTKVEWKLQEWTKSSSTAISAANGVVEIINSLDDRLSVSLPEDQSNARTNIIDGIATETRTGWGYDYDGIGSYLSALAYPPSGLSAPPTFQVFTLFADLESENPELAKSFPEMVLLSKALKEDKKLWPDGVATFDEIKNASTWNLIHNRKEFINKSNKTFDLITEWLKFFFTYQSKRTNKQLVDLQNELHILSGWNPMSTQGLVNDPASPSVLLQSAHYSLPKKESGYNLRGDFAKVYPTESARGK; this is encoded by the coding sequence ATGTTTAAAAAGAAAAAATTACTTTATAGTTTGGCAATACCGTTGAGTTTAGGTGTAGTTGCTTTTGCAATTTCTTGTAGTTCAACTAATGTCTTACAAAACTCTCACCAAAGAAGAGAATTAGTATATAGAAATAACGTTAATGCTGACTCATATAAATTTTATGATTTTACTATTGAAAATCGTTGACCTTCATCATCTGATACTACATCTGAGTGAAAAGGAACTCACTTATTTGTGGAAGCAGGTTCAGGTAAAGCAGAACTAGATAGAGCTGGTAAAGTTACTTCTTATCAAAATCTATGAATAGAAAAAGGTTTAGGAGAAGCAGTTTACATCACTAAAAAAGATGGTACTGTTGTTGTTTATGACAACGATAAACACGAAATAGTTCCCCAAACAGGAAGCAGATTCGGTTTTAAAACTTTAACTTCTGCTGATCCTAAATCAATTAATAACCCGAAATTTTATGAAGATCTTAAAGATGCTAAAAAAGTTCAAATGACAGTTAAAGAAGGTATTCACTGAGTTAATACAAAAGGAGAAAAAACTAAATACACTGTTAAAGCAGAAGACTTCTATTTTAACCATCTGTTAGATTCAAAATATCGTTATGCTAATAACAGAAGATCTAGTGGTGGTTCAAAAGAAATAGATGATACTTTAGTAAATAAAAATAACCCAAATATTGACCCACATAACACATATTTTTCTGACGGTTCATACCCTCCAAATGATTATTTATATGAATTATTTGGTGTTAATAAAACAAAATTAGACACAAAAGAAGGATATTTAACTAGTGTTACAAATGGAGCAAAAACAGAAACAGCTGTAACAGTAGAATCACAAGAAGAATCAACAGATTTCAGTGTATTTTTCAAAGAACTGATTGCAGGTTCAACACTATTTCAAGCAACACCTAGTGATTACATCAAAGAACTGGCTGAAGCAGAAAATCCAACAGTGGAAGGTAAAAAACCTTCAGGTGAAGTAGCTGAATCAGGAGTTTACTGATATGGTAAGGATTGACAAAAAATGTTATTTGCAAGTCCTTACTATGCAAAACAAGTTTCACAATCACAATACATTTGAGAACAAAATCCACATTTTTACAATCAAGAATGAGTTAAATCTGATACTTCTATAAAAAGAATTATTATTGAAATATACACAGGATTAGATCCTTCTGCTTTTGCTAACCAACAATTTGAAAATTACAAGAGAAATTACACAGCTAATTTAGCTTACAGTACTTTAAATAAAGCACAACAAGATGAAATTAATGCAAACCCTTCTGCATTCAATTTAAGTTATGTAATTGACCCTCAATGAAATTCATTACCTTCAAGTTATTTAAGATATTCACCAGCACCCGCTCCTAAAAAAGCAGAATCTGATGCTAAACCTAATTACTTGTTTAATGATGGTTATGCATACGCAATGTACGGTGCTTCAACAGATCAATTAGCTGCAGCAGGTGAAAAATCTGTTTCAACTAATAAACATTTCTGATTAGGACATGGATTAACATTCAGAACATTATTAAGTAGTGCATTTAATATTTATACTTATGTAAAAACTAAAGCACCTAATAACCAAATTCCTTGAAATGCTATGGCAACAGCTGACAACAAAATTAGTGGAAGTGACTGAGCAACAGATTCAAAACAAACATTGTTTGATTACAAAAATGAAGTTGATAAAAGTTTCGCTATTAATTTAGAAGGTAAAAAATTTGCTGAAAAAACAGTTGCAGAAGATGAAGCAATTTACAAAGATCCAAATAATCAAGGTAATTCTAAAACATTATGAGAATCTAAAACATATAATGAGATCAAAGCAGAAATGAAAAAATTGCTAGATAAAATTTATGAACAATTTAAACTTGATGCTTCAACAAAAGTTGAATGAAAATTACAAGAATGAACAAAATCTTCAAGTACAGCAATAAGTGCAGCAAATGGGGTAGTTGAAATCATTAATAGTTTAGATGACAGATTAAGTGTATCTTTACCAGAAGATCAAAGTAATGCTCGTACAAATATTATTGATGGTATAGCAACAGAAACAAGAACAGGTTGAGGTTACGACTACGATGGTATTGGTAGCTACTTATCAGCTCTTGCTTATCCTCCTTCAGGATTAAGTGCTCCACCAACATTCCAAGTATTTACCTTATTTGCAGATTTAGAATCAGAAAATCCTGAATTAGCTAAATCTTTCCCTGAAATGGTTCTACTTTCTAAAGCATTAAAAGAAGATAAAAAACTTTGACCTGATGGTGTTGCTACATTTGATGAAATTAAAAATGCTTCTACATGAAACTTAATTCATAACCGTAAAGAATTTATTAATAAATCAAATAAAACATTCGATTTAATTACTGAATGATTGAAATTCTTCTTTACATACCAAAGTAAAAGAACAAACAAACAACTTGTTGACTTACAAAATGAATTACACATTCTTTCAGGATGAAACCCAATGTCAACACAGGGATTAGTTAACGACCCTGCATCACCAAGTGTTTTACTACAAAGTGCTCATTATTCATTACCTAAAAAAGAATCAGGATACAATTTAAGAGGAGATTTTGCTAAAGTATATCCAACAGAATCTGCAAGAGGCAAATAA
- a CDS encoding glucose-6-phosphate isomerase: MKKINLDLSKAVEENDILSFREKVSNIHLGLEEKTLVGSDFLGWKDLPKNHDKNEVKEIKKAAQFLFENKVEVLVVIGIGGSYLGARAAIDAIQGLYPLKEERKMQVIFAGNSISSSYLYQLIEYLKDKKFAINVVSKSGTTTEPAIAFRILKSLLEEKVGKDQARKLIFATTDKNRGALHTISVNEGYQRFVIADDIGGRFSVLSAVGLFPMACAGINIDNVLLGAQKANEVYGQNNLIDNDAYRYAVARYILGKKYPTEMLVSYEPNYAFFNEWWKQLFGESEGKEEKGILPTSAIFSTDLHSLGQFIQEGSKILFETVLTVKNVPHDIEILKDAENLDELNYLSGKTLHYVNNAAFKATQAAHVNEGKVPNIHIELEDSKEETFGWLVMLFERACAISAHLLGVNPFNQPGVEVYKNNMFKILGKPTK; encoded by the coding sequence ATGAAAAAAATAAATTTGGATTTATCAAAAGCAGTTGAAGAAAATGATATTTTAAGTTTTAGAGAAAAAGTGTCAAATATTCATCTTGGTTTAGAAGAAAAAACCCTTGTAGGTAGTGATTTTTTAGGTTGAAAAGATCTACCTAAAAATCATGATAAAAATGAAGTTAAAGAAATAAAGAAAGCTGCGCAATTTCTTTTTGAAAACAAAGTAGAAGTTTTAGTAGTTATTGGGATTGGTGGTTCATATTTAGGAGCTAGAGCAGCCATTGATGCAATTCAAGGACTTTATCCATTAAAAGAAGAAAGAAAAATGCAAGTTATATTTGCAGGAAATTCAATTTCATCTTCTTATCTGTACCAATTAATTGAGTACTTAAAAGACAAAAAATTTGCTATTAATGTGGTTTCTAAATCCGGAACAACCACAGAACCAGCAATTGCTTTTAGAATTTTAAAATCACTTTTAGAAGAAAAAGTTGGTAAGGATCAAGCTAGAAAATTAATTTTTGCAACCACAGATAAAAATCGTGGTGCTTTACACACAATTTCTGTAAATGAAGGATATCAAAGATTTGTTATTGCTGATGATATCGGAGGTAGATTCAGTGTTTTATCTGCAGTAGGATTATTTCCGATGGCTTGTGCAGGAATTAACATTGATAATGTTTTATTAGGAGCTCAAAAAGCCAATGAAGTTTATGGTCAAAATAACTTGATAGATAATGATGCTTATAGATATGCTGTAGCTCGTTATATTTTAGGTAAAAAATATCCTACAGAAATGTTAGTTTCATATGAACCGAATTATGCTTTCTTTAATGAATGATGGAAACAATTATTTGGTGAAAGTGAAGGAAAAGAAGAAAAGGGTATTTTACCTACTTCAGCAATTTTTTCAACTGATTTACACTCATTAGGACAATTTATTCAAGAAGGATCAAAAATATTGTTTGAAACAGTATTAACTGTTAAAAATGTTCCACATGATATTGAAATTTTAAAAGATGCAGAAAATTTAGATGAATTAAATTATTTATCAGGAAAAACTTTACACTATGTTAATAATGCAGCATTTAAAGCTACACAAGCTGCACACGTAAATGAAGGAAAAGTCCCTAACATTCATATTGAATTAGAAGATAGTAAAGAAGAAACTTTTGGTTGACTAGTAATGCTCTTTGAAAGAGCTTGTGCAATTTCTGCACATTTATTAGGAGTAAATCCTTTTAATCAACCCGGGGTTGAAGTTTATAAAAATAATATGTTTAAAATTTTAGGAAAACCAACAAAATAA
- a CDS encoding S1 RNA-binding domain-containing protein has translation MNKNQIVKGIVKSIHEKHFWVDLEAGYQGVVFINEISDFFVKKISNIVKVGEVLLFKVLTVNIQKKKVTLSYKAVKNKKRITNFFVYQIKPTKNGFLNLQKHAEEEIYSWKK, from the coding sequence ATGAATAAAAATCAAATTGTCAAAGGGATTGTTAAATCAATTCATGAAAAACACTTTTGAGTAGACTTAGAAGCCGGATATCAAGGCGTAGTTTTTATTAATGAAATAAGTGATTTTTTTGTTAAAAAAATATCTAACATAGTGAAAGTCGGCGAAGTTTTATTATTTAAAGTTTTAACAGTAAATATTCAAAAAAAGAAAGTAACTTTATCTTATAAAGCTGTAAAAAACAAAAAAAGAATTACTAATTTTTTTGTGTATCAAATTAAACCAACTAAAAATGGTTTTTTAAACTTACAAAAACATGCAGAAGAGGAAATATATTCATGAAAAAAATAA